CACCCATTCCGTCGATACTTGAAAACGGCGGAAGCAATTTGCCATCCACGATCTGGAACTTGGTCGCCTTGGATTTGTATACATCGATCGGCAGGAATTCAAAGCCTCTGGCATACATTTCCTGCACCAGTTTCATATCTTTCATGGTATCCTGCTCTTTCTTTGAAAGACTGTCGGAACGTTTTTTATAGTCCTGTATGTAATAATTCAGTTTGTCCTTTCCCTGACACATGATCTCATAAGAAAATGCGTCCGCACGGATTCCAAAATAAGCGCCATAATAAGCCAGCGGATAATTGATCTTACAGTATGCGATTCGATACGCCATCATAACGTATGCTGCAGCATGGGCCTTCGGGAACATGTAGCTGATCTTCTTACAGGAATCGATATACCAGTCCGGTACATCCTTTTCCTTCATCGCCACTTCCCACTCCGGTTTCAGCCCTTTTCCTTTTCGCACACTCTCCATGATAGTAAAGGACAACGCACTGTCTACCCCTTTGTTGATCAGATAGATCATGATATCGTCTCGGGTACAGATTGCCGTGGAAATGGTGGCGATTCCAGATTTGACCAGATCCTGGGCATTTCCGAGCCACACATTGGTTCCGTGGGACAATCCCGAAATTCGAATCAGATCAGACAATGACTGGGGCTTTGCATCCTGTACCATCTGAATTACGAAATCCGTACCGAACTCCGGAACTCCCAGACATCCAAGGGGACATCCTCCGATATCTTCCGGTGCGATTCCAAGGGCACTGGTGTCATGGAATAAGGACAGAACTTTCGGATCATCCAGCGGAATGGATGTTGCCACGAACGGATGCTCCTCATTGTATTCATTTTCCATCGCATCCGATGTAATATATTCTTCCAGCGTACGAATGATCGTCGGATCATCATGTCCCAGAATATCCAGCTTCAACAAGTTGTGGTCGATGGAATGGTAATCAAAATGGGTCGTAATAATATCCGTTGTGGTATCATTTGCCGGATGCTGCACCGGCGTAAATTCGTTGATATTGTGTCCGTGAGGCAGTACCACGATTCCTCCCGGATGCTGACCGGTACTCCTCCGGATTCCGGTACATCCCTGCACCAGACGGTCGATCTCACATTTCCGTTTCCGGTTGCCCCGCTCCTCATAATAATTTTTCACATATCCAAATGCAGTCTTATCCGCAAGGGTCGCGATCGTTCCGGCTTTGAAGGTATGTCCCTCACCAAAAATAACTTCGGTATATTTATGGGCTTTTGCCTGATAATCTCCAGAGAAGTTCAGGTCAATATCCGGCTCCTTATCTCCCTTAAATCCAAGGAAGGTTTCGAACGGAATATCAAATCCAGCTTTCACCAGCGGAGCTCCGCAGTTCGGACAGGTTTTGTCCGGCATATCGTATCCGCACATTCCTGCAAAGGCTTTGACCTCGTCGGATTCAAAGTCACAGTAATGACACTCGGTGCAATAATAATGGGGACTCAACGGATTTACCTCCGTAATTCCCGCCATGGTCGCTACAAAAGAAGATCCAACTGATCCACGGGATCCTACCAGGTATCCTGCCGAATTGGATTTCCACACCAGTTTCTGGGCGATGATATACATCACGGCATATCCATTGGAAATAATAGAATTCAATTCCTTCTCCAGACGGGAAGATACCTGGATCGGCAAATCCTCTCCGTACATCTCATGGGCTTTGTTATAACAGATATCCCTCAATTCCTGGTCAGAATTTTCGATGACCGGCGGACACTTATCCGGATTGATGGGCGCAATCTTCTCGATCATATCTGCGATCCGGTTCGGATTGTCAATCACGATTTCTTTCGCCTTCGCAGCTCCCAGATAGTCAAATTCTGCCAGCATTTCTTCTGTGGTACGCAGATACAGCGGAGGCTGGTCATCCGAATCCGTAAAGCCTTTTCCACTCATGATGATCCGGCGGTATACTTCATCCTTCGGATCCAGAAAATGCACATCACAGGTGGCAACCACCGGCTTTTTAAACTGTTCTCCCAGTTTTACGATCCTTCGGTTGATATCCTTCAGATCTTCCTCGGAATTTACCGCGGTCACCTTGTCGCTTTCGATCATAAATTTGTTGTTGCCAAGCGGTTGAATCTCATAATAATCATAGAATTCCGCCAGTCTGGCAATCGTCTCCGGGGGCTGGTTATCCAGGATTGCCCGGTATAATTCTCCGGCTTCACAGGCACTTCCGATGATCAGACCTTCCCGGAGCTTGTTGAATTCGCTCTTCGGAATCCTTGGCCTTCTCGCAAAATACTCCAGATGGGACATGGAAACCAGTTGATAAAGGTTATATCTTCCCACCGTATTCTGTGCCAGAATAATGGCATGATAAGTTGGCAGTTTTTTGATTGCATCTTTATTGGTGGATCCATACTGGTTCAGTTCTTTTAAGGTATGAATTCCACGATCCTTCAGCATTTTCACAAATTTTACAAAGATCTCTGCCGTAGCCGCCGCATCATCCACCGCACGGTGATGATTTTCCAGAGAAATATCCAGTGCTTTCGCTACGGTATCCAGCTTAAATCTTGAAAGTCTCGGTAACAGGACTCTTGCCATCGCCACCGTATCCACAGATGTAAATTCCGGAACAATGTCCTGATATCGACAGTTTTGCTCGATAAAGCCCACATCAAAGGACGCATTGTGGGCAACCAGTGTAGCATCTCCTACAAACTCCAGAAACTCAGGTAAAATCTCCAGAATATCCGGTGAATCCATGACCATCTCATCCGTGATACTGGTAAGCTGTGTGATCTTGTACGGAATCGGTACTTTTGGATTTACGAAGGTACTGTAACGTTCCGTGATCTCGCCCTGTTCCACTTTCACCGCGCCGATCTCTATGATCTTATCTTTGATGGAACTAAATCCAGTCGTCTCAATATCAAAGACCACATAAGCATCATCCAGCGTCTGATCTTTGGCTTTGATCGCAATATCCCTCAAATCATCCACCAGATACGCCTCAACTCCGTAAATAATCTTAAACGGATCATCCGCATCCAATGTCTCCAGATAATGGTTGGCATCCGGGAACGACTGCACCACTCCGTGATCCGTGATTGCGATGGCCGGATGTCCCCAGTCATGTGCCCGCCTTACAATATCTTTCACTTCCGAGACTCCATCCATGTCACTCATCTTCGTATGGCAATGCAGCTCCACCCGCTTCACCGCACTCAGGTCCTGGCGTTTTTCGCGGAAATCTGATGACTTCTTAATTCCACGGACAGATACAATGGTCAGTTCCCCGTCAAACCGGTCAAAGGAAGTAATCCCGCAAATTTTTAAAAATGCTCCTTTTTTCACTTCCGCCAGAAGATCCGGGAGCTGCTCGTTCTGCGTAAACATTTTCACGGTAATGGTATCCGTCTCATCGGTTACCGCAAACATCAGGATTGTCTTTTCATTTCGGATCTCTCTGGTATCCACGCTGATTACCATTCCGTGGAACGTAATTTCTCCCATTTCTCCCACGACCTGATCCAGACTGATCGGTTCAGAATCAAAATTCCGTCCCCAGATCAGATTCGGATCGTCAGAACCGGGGCCCCGTTTGAAGCCGCCCTTCAAAAAGCCTCCTTTGGAAAATCCTCCCTTTTGGAATCCGCCTTTTCCGTTTCCTTCTTTTGCCTTTCCATTTGCCGGACTGTCCTTTAAAATCTTCTTCTGCCCATCTGTTTCTGATTTCTTTTCTTCTTTTCTTTCTGCCTGTTTTTCTTCCTGGTATACGGTACTTCTGGCAAAGATCGCATTGATTTCTCTTTGCAATGCCACATCTTCCATTTCCGCTTCATTTGACTTTTCTTTTTCTTTAAACGTCATGCGTATTTCTGCCGGCATCCGGAACCGTTCCTCGAAAATCTTGTGAAGAAGCTTTAGGATACATTCTTTTTTCCCTTCTGCCACCACGGAAGACTCCATCTCAATACAGAGGATGTTTCCCTCTTCCACATGGTATTCTGCCTGTGCGAACATATTTCTGGCAAGGATACTGATCTGTTCCAGTTCCAGCAGGATACTTTCCCAGTACTCCGTGATCACATTTTCCAGAGTATACTGTCCCGAAAGCTGATAGGTGTCTCTCACCTGGATCTGGATCATATTCTGCCCAAATAACTGTTCCTTAATCTTTCTTTCCAATTCCAGAATCCTGCGTTTCTGGATCATATGATGGCTGAACAGATGGACTCTGATAAACCGACGGTCGGATGTGGTTGTTACTTTCGTCACTTCCGTCTCTTCAAACAGACCTCTTAAATCCTGATCTACTTTTAACGTTGGAAATACTTCAAAAAATCTTTTGCCCAACGACTACTCCTCCTTGTTCCAGTTCAACAATTCTTCTCTTAAAGTCGATAACAGTTCCTCTTCTTTTACTTTTTTTACGATTTCGCCTTTTTTGATCAGAAGTCCCTCTCCGATTCCTCCGGCAATTCCGATATCCGCTTCCTTTGCTTCTCCCGGACCGTTGACTACACAGCCCATGACTGCCACTTTCAGATCCAGATCGATATCCGCCACCATCTGTTCTACCTGATTGGCCAGAGAGATTAGATCGATCCTGGTTCTTCCGCAGGTCGGACAGGATACCACTTCAATCCCGCCTTTTCTTAAGTTTAATGTCTTAAGGATCAGTTTTGCCGTGCGGATTTCTTCCAGCGGATCCCCTGTCAGGGAAACCCGAATTGTGTTACCGATCCCCTCATTTAATATGATTCCAAGTCCCACGGAAGATTTGATATTTCCGGAATAAAGCGTTCCTGATTCAGTAATTCCCACATGCAGAGGATATGGACATTCTTTCGCAATCAGTTCATGCGCTTTCACACACATCATCACATCCGAAGATTTGATACTGACTACCAGCTGATCGTACCCCATCTTTTCGATCATGCGCACTTTATCCATAGCACTTTCCACAATGCCCTCTGCCGTAACTCCATGGTATTTTTCCACCAGTTCTTTTTCTAGCGAGCCACTGTTCACCCCCACACGGATCGGTACCTGATATTCTTTTGCTTTTTCTACGACCTTTCTGACCCGCTCTTCACTGCCGATATTTCCCGGATTGATCCGGATCTTGTCTGCACCGGCCTCGATCGCCGCAATTGCCAGCTTATAATCAAAATGAATGTCTGCTACCAGCGGAATATGGATCTGTTTTTTGATCTCTCTGAGTGCTTCCGCCGCTTCCATTGTAGGCACTGCACAACGGATAATATCACACCCAACCCGCTCTAACGCCAGAATCTGACTGACCGTCGCCTCCACATCTTCTGTCTTTGTATTGGTCATCGACTGGATCGCAATGGGATGATTTCCTCCGATCGTCACACCGCCAATCTTAATTTCTTTTGTATGTTCTCTCAACATCCGTCTTCCTCCTTTTTCTCTTTTTTCAAGGAAAAACCCTCTGTGCGTTGAAAAAATTCACATGCACAGAGGGGTATACTCTATTGTCTGTCCAGGATCATCTGATCCCCATATTCCCGATCTGTCAAAGTCAGTTGTCCGGCTTCTACACTATAATCATAAGTCGTCGCAACCGAATCTGCCGCATCCCGAAGCTCCGCCTCATCGATACTGTCACCGGCTTTTTTCACCACCGCATCCAGATCCGTATCTTCTACATTCAGTGTAAATGTCTTGGTGTCTTTATCCATGCTGTATTCCATGGGAACTTTGACCTGACTGTCATCGAACTGTTCTGGCCAGGAAACATAGACTGTTGTCTTCCCCTTTACCGTCATTATCATTCCGCTTTCTTCATCCTGCCAACTGCCTTCCAGTGGATTAGAGCGAAACATCTTTGTCAGAAAAAATGCAACGATCAGAATGATCACAATCGTAGAAACCGACGATACGATCCTCCAGAGCCAGCTTCTTTTTTCTTCATCATTCTTTGCAAACATAACCTGTTCCTTCCTCATCTTATTCCTTATGGCAGTCTGACTTTTCCGATAACCTGAATGCTAATCCGAAAATCCCCTGCCCTTTAAGTCATTATAAATTGTTTCACAAACCCTGTCAATGTATTCCCTCCCACTGAATTTTCAGTTTGTCTATATCAAATTTTCACGTTTCATTTTGAAACTTTATGTTTTTCATGTTGATATTTGACACCTTTTCTATATTCTAATACGGAAACTGTTAAAATATACATATCTTACAGGAGGTGCTTCATGACATTCGGACAGAATCTGAAATATTTACGCGAAATACATCATGTCAAACAAGATGATCTGGCTGCATATTTGAAAGTTACCCGATCCGCTATCGCAGGCTATGAAACCCGTGGAAAACAGCCGGATTATGAAAAGCTGATCCAGATTGCAAAATACTTTAACGTCTCTGTAGATTATCTTCTGACCGGAAAGCAGACAGATGCTTCCGCACCGTCTCAGGATCATCTGCCATATACCAGGATACAAGATCGTGAATTGCTTGCCACATATCAGGCCCTCTCTCCATTATCAAAGAGAAGATTATGGGATTATATGCAGGTTCTGAAACTTGCTGAACGCTCCGAATCAGATCAATAAAATTGTAGATCGTATAAAACATGAAAAGAGAGTCCGCACCGGACTCTCTTTTCATGTTATTTCTCTCTATACTTCTAATCTTTAAATCATTTCTCATTTCTTTCACAAAAGGAATGCATAAGGGAACATCCGAAGCCCCAGTACTTTCTGAGAGCGAGCATGAGCGCCGCTCGAAGAGTATCTCTCTATGGGGCAAAGGCCAGCGTAAGCGGTTCCCGTTGCAACCTTTTGCGTAAGAAGTAAACCTTCATATCTTTTGTATAAATTATGCAAAAATAGTTCCCAGCACCGTATATGACAATATCGTCATGATCACAGATGCCAGCAACACTCCGCAGATGATCGCCGGAAATGCTTTGCGGAACTTCACTCCTACCAGAGAGGCAATCAGTGCTCCCGTCCATGCTCCCGTTCCCGGAAGCGGAATTCCCACAAACAGCAAAAGCCCCCAGAACTCATACTTTTCAATCTGGTCACTCTTTTTCATTGCTCTTGCTTCCATCCGTTCCACAAAAGGCTTTAAATGCTTCGTGCCTTTCATCCAGTTAAAGATCGGTGTGATCAGCAACAGAATAAACGGAATCGGGATCAGGTTTCCTATGATACACACCGGAATTGCAGTCCACATCGGCACGTTCAGAAGCGCCGGACCTGCAGCAAGAAGTCCGCCACGAAGTTCCAGGATCGGTACCATGGAAATAATAAATATAATGGCTTCTTTCCCAACCTTTCCTCCCAGGTTCGTCATAAACCAGCTAATCAGCGCTTCACTCATATCAGTTCTCCTTGCTCATAATCTTCTTCAGGGTGTCAAACAATGCTTCCATCTCTTCCCTGGTTCCTATGGTAATTCTCAGATAGTCTTTTAATTTTCCCTCAGGAAAATATCTGACGTAAATATCATGTTCTTTCAGTTGTGCAAATATCTCACACGCCTGATACTCCGGATGGGTCACAAACAAAAAGTTGGCTTCCAGTCCAGGATATGTAAATCCAAGTTTTTCAAACTCTTCTGCCGCCCAGGCTCTGGTCTCTTTGATCTGGTTTACCCGTTTTTCAAAATATGCCTGGTCTTTCACAGCCTCCACTCCGCACAGAATGGATGGAAGGTTCATCGTATAAGAATTAAAGGAATATTTTGCATCATTCAACCGCCGGATCAACTCCGGATTACCCATGGCAAATCCGATTCTCATGCCGGCCATTGCTCTGGACTTCGAAAAAGTCTGAACCACAAGCAGATTCTCATAACGTTCCAGTAAAGCCGCAGCAGACTCTGTATTGTCCGCAAAGTCAATATATGCCTCATCGATGATCACCACAGAATCCTGATTCTTCTTCAGAATCTCTTCGATCATTGTCAAAGATTCACCCACTGAGGTCGGCGCATTCGGATTCGGGAAAATGATTCCGCCGTTTTCTTTCTCATAATCTTCCATTCGGATATGAAACTCCTCATCCAACGGCTGACACTCATAAGGAATCCGGTAAAGTCCCGCCCATACTTTATAGAAAGAATAGGTGATATCCGGGAAAAGTATCGGCAGATCGGAATTGAAAAATGTAAGGAAACACATCGACAATACGTCGTCAGATCCCACTCCCACAAAAACCTGATCTTTCCGGAGGCCATATCTTTCTGCCAGTTCTGATACCAGCGCATTTGCCGTCGGATCAGGGTACAGACGCAGGCGATCCGGCTCCATCTTTCTTAAGGTCTCCTCCACCCCTTTTGCCGGCGGATACGGATTTTCGTTTGTATTCAGCTTAATCACCTTACGCTGTGGCTGTTCTCCCGGTACATAAGGCTCTACTTTTCGAATTTTTTCCTGGATTTTCTCACTTAATGCCATCTTTTTCTCCTTGTGTTACTTCCTGTTATCAATCACTTATACGAATTTTTACAGACCATATTCCTTTGCCATCTCCGCAAATTTCGGAAGGGAATTTACGATAGTCTCATAAGAGGTACAGTAAGCCAGTCGCACATATCCCGGACACGCAAAGGAACTTCCCGGAACGATCAGAATATGATATTCTTTTGCCTTTGCCACAAATTCTTTTTCATTTGCAACCGGAGACTTCACAAACAGATAAAAGGCTCCCTGCGGCTTAATACATTCATACCCCAACTCTCTCAGTCCGTTATACAAAGTCTCTCTGTTACGGTCATAGAAGGAGATATCTGTCTTTTCACCAATACATTTCTCTACCACTTTCTGCTGAAGTGTCGGTGCATTGACAAAACCCAGAATCCGATTGGCAACATTTGCTGCACTGATCAGCGTCTCACTATCTTTCACCTCATCAGGAATTACCAGATAACCGATCCGTTCTCCCGGAAGCGATAAAGATTTGCTGTAAGAATATCCCACGATCGTATTGGCATAATATTTTGTCAGATACGGTACTTCCACACCATCATAAGCCAACTCTCTGTACGGCTCATCGGAAATCAGGTAGATCTCCGTCTGGTATTCCTTCTGTTTTTTCACCAGAATCTCTGCCAGTTTCTGAATCGTAGCCTCTGAATAAACCACACCGGTCGGGTTGTTCGGTGTATTAACGATCACTGCTTTGGTTTTTTCTGTGATCTTTTCTTCAAACTCATCCAGCTTAGGCTGAAAATCCACGGTATTCGGTGATATTTCTACCAGGATTCCGTCATAATTATCCACATAACTTCTGTATTCTCCAAAATACGGTGCAAAGGTGATCACTTCGTCCCCTGGATTCAGAAGTGCTTTCAGGATCACATTCAATCCTCCTGCGGCTCCCACCGTCATCAGAATATTTTTTGCCGAAAAAGCCGTCCCGAATCTTTCATTCAGAGACTTTGCCACACAGTCGCGTACCTCTCCATATCCGGCATTGCTGTTCGTGTATCCATGGAGCACCAGCGGATCTTCCACCTCCAGAAGTTCTGCAATCGCTGCCTTTACGGCCTTTGGTGCCGGAACATTCGGATTACCGAGGCTGAAGTCATACACATTTTCTTTTCCGAATTCTTTTGCCATCCGGGTTCCTTCTTCAAACATCGCACGGATTGCAGAACTGTTTGCTACCATGTGTTCCATCTTTTTCGATATCATATTCTTTCCTTCTTTCCGTTATGTGTTTCTTTTACGCTTTTATCTTTCAGTGCATCTCTTTTTCCATTTTTCACTGCACCTGTCTTTTTGAGTCTTTCTTTTCCTCTTCAGAGCCGGTTTAACCTGCTGTTTTCTGTGATTCTCCCTTATTTTTTCAGAGTCACATACCCCTTTTCTTCCAGAAATGCCGGACGATAGGACATTTTTGCCTGACGCAGCCCATCTGCCCCAGTATCCTCTTCTCTGTTCACATATTGATAGTCCATACATTCATGCTGGACAAACTGCTGGTTGATCATCGGATAAGCACCGTCCACATCCGCATAAGCCTTCTCAATGTGCACCACGAAAGTATCCTCACAGAGTTTTTCTCCCATGGTAAAAGCAACGATCTCTCCTTCCACACGGAGTACGCCTCCCACCAGATTCAGTTCCCGAAACAGTCGAAGCGAATTGAGAGACACGCACATTTCCGCGTTTTTCTCTTCGTCATCTTCACATCCGTTCAGATTTCTCCACTTCAAAGCCATCTGGAAGCACTCTTCCACATTGTCTTCTGTCAGGGTCTCGTAGTCCCAGTCTTCATGGACACTTTTAAATTTGTTGATATGATTTCGCTTTCCGTGAAGCTTTTTCCCGGAAAGCGTCTCCAGTTTCTCCCGTTCATAAACATAATCTGCCTCATCCCGGTCATATTCGATCTGGAATTTCCCCGGGAAAAAGGTTTCTAACTGCGCAAACATTTCCGGCGTCACACTGTACATGGAAAATTCATATCCCTGTTCCTCTGAGTAAGCTTCCATCACAGACAATGCACGCTTCACGGCGTCCGCCTCCCCTGCCGGATATGCCCAGGAAAGATGGGTCTCATCCTGGCTCTTGAATACCAGTGCATCTTCTATGATCGCCCAAGTCACCGGATAATGTCTGGACCAGAGATAGACATTTGCAAAGGTTCTCTCACAGCTTCGGCTTGGAGCTTTCCCGAAATAGGATGTGATAATCTCCCGATCTTCCAGCTCTGTTTTCTTAAATTGATATTGCATGTTCTTTTTTCTCTTTTCTAATTCTCATTCATTTTCGCCAGTTTGGCTGCCTGGTCTGCCGCGATCAGGCTGTCAATGATTTCATCCAGATCTCCGTCCAGAATGGAATCCAGCTTGTGAAGAGTCAGTTTGATTCTGTGATCCGTCACACGTCCCTGCGGGAAATTATACGTACGGATCTTTTCCGACCGATCTCCTGTACCTACCTGGCTCTTTCTTGCTTCCGCTTCCGCATCATGCTGTTTTGCCAGTTCCAACTCGTAAAGTCTTGCTCTTAAGACTTTCAACGCTTTGTCTTTATTCTTTAACTGAGATTTCTCATCCTGACAGGAAATTACAATTCCTGTCGGAATATGTGTCAGACGTACCGCAGAGTCCGTGGTATTGACACACTGTCCACCGTTACCGGATGCACGGAACACATCAAAACGACAATCGTTCATATCCAGTTCCACATCCACTTCTTCTGCTTCCGGCATAATTGCCACCGTGATCGTGGAAGTATGGATTCTTCCGCCGCTTTCCGTCTCCGGAACTCGCTGTACACGGTGTACTCCACTTTCATATTTCAGTCTGGAATAAGCGCCCTGACCTGAAATCATAAAGACACATTCCTTAAATCCGCCGATTCCGTTTTCATTTAAAGAAATCATCTCTGTCTTCCATCTTCTGCGCTCTGCATAGTGTACCAGCATCCGGTAGATCTCAGCCGCAAACAATGCCGCCTCATCACCGCCTGCGCCGGCACGAATCTCTACGATAACGTTCTTGTCATCGTTTGGATCTTTTGGCAGAAGCAGAATCTTTAATTCCTGTTCCAGTTCTGCAACTCTTGCACGAGATTCAGACAATTCCTCTTTTGCCAGTTCCCGCATCTCTTCGTCTGATTCTTCTTCCAGCATTGCCAGTGAATCTTCGATATTCTGATTACATTTTTTATATTCTTTATAAGCTTCTACGATCGGGGCAAGATCACTTTGTTCCTTCATCAGTTTGCGGAAACGTACCGTATCATTGGCTACGTCCGGTTCCTGAAGTTCTCCCATTACTTCTTCGTAACGAATGAGTAAATCTTCCAATTTATCAAACATCTGCTTCTTCCTTTCTCTGTCCGTAACACTTCTTTATCTGTAACCTTTACATTTTTCTGATCAACATCTTATTTATCATACACGCCAGCCACCACACGGTCAAGCCCCGCCAGGTCCTTTTTCACGCTGACCGCAGAAAATCCGGAGTCTTCCAGCAATCCGCTGACAGCTTCTCCCTGATCGTATCCGATCTCTAGGATCAGCGTTCCTCCCGGCTTCAGATAACTCCCAACACCCGTTGCGATCCTGCGATAAAAATCCAGCCCGTCTTTTCCACCATCCAACGCCTGATAAGGATCATAGATTTTCACTTCTTCCTGAAGTGATTCAATCTCCGCCGTTGCAATATATGGAGGATTCGACAGGATCAGGTCAAACGTTCCGTCTGCCGCATCCCACAGATCCCCCTGACAAAATGTTGTCTGAACCAGTCCCTGCCTTTCTTCTTCTGCGAGCAACTGCGTTGCATTAGCCTTCGCCACATCCAGGGCTTTTTCACTCAGATCCGTTCCCAGACCGGAAAGATCTGTCCTTTTGTGTTCTGCCGCATATTTCAGCACGCTGATCAGAATACATCCGGAGCCGGTACACAGATCCAGAACCCGGTCTCCGCTTTTTATCCGGGAAACCGCTTCTTCCACCAGGACTTCTGTATCCTGTCGCGGAATCAGAACCGATTCATTGACCATAAATTTATATCCCATAAATTCCCAACTGCCCAACAGATATTGAAGCGGAATTCTTTGTTTTCTCTTTTCAGCCAGTTTCAGTGTCTCTTCTGTCACTTCTGGAGAAATCTCCTGACCCGGATCCATGAAAAAATCTGCTTTCGTCCTGCCGGTGGTGTGTTCCAGAAGATACCAGGTATCTGTCACCGGTTCCGGAACCTTTCCCGATTCCAGCAGTGCCTGCACCTGTATTCTAAGATCTTGAATCGTCATTTCCGTTTCTTCTCCTGTATTCTTTCTATTAAATATAGCATCTAAAATAAAGTATCTGCTTTTCAACCATTTTCTGTACGGCTCTTTCTTCGCACGAACCTTACAGTTTCAAACCGGACTGTGGATCATACATTTTCCTCATCGGATTTCGCCGGAAAATTCTCTTCCAGATATGCCCGCCAGTCAAACACTGCTTCTACTGCTTTGATTCCGACTTCGATCATCCCATCATCCGGCTCTTTTGTGGTCAGATTCTGAACCAGAAGTCCCGGTTTGCTCAGAAGATTCACCAATACATTCTCACTGCGTCCTGCCAGACGGATAATTTCATAAGAAATCCCGGCAATCACAGGAACCAGCAGCAGCCGGATCACAATCCGTAAAATCTGTGACTGAGCTGTGATAAAGAAACACAGAACAATACTGACCAGCATCACGAAAAACAGGAAACTGGTTCCACACCGTTTATGCTGTCTGGAACTTTTCCTTACATTTTCCACCGTAAGCTCCATCCCATGCTCGATGCAGTTGATACATTTGTGCTCCGCACCATGATACATAAAAGTTCTCTGGATATCTTTCGTTCTGGAAACCAACAGCAGGTATCCCAAAAAAATCAGGAGTCTCGCCGCTCCCTCCAGTGCTGTCACTGCAAATCTGGAATTCATGCGTCGTCCCAACAGATTACTGATCCAGTAGGGAAGAACCATAAATAATCCCAGCGCCAGAAACACCGACAGGATCATCACCGCCGTCATAAAACGCCGCTCCTTTTTTTCTTCTTTCAACCGCTGCGCTTCCGTCATATTCTTTTTTGCCTGCGTTTCTTCTTCCT
This window of the Mediterraneibacter butyricigenes genome carries:
- a CDS encoding pyridoxal phosphate-dependent aminotransferase; translated protein: MALSEKIQEKIRKVEPYVPGEQPQRKVIKLNTNENPYPPAKGVEETLRKMEPDRLRLYPDPTANALVSELAERYGLRKDQVFVGVGSDDVLSMCFLTFFNSDLPILFPDITYSFYKVWAGLYRIPYECQPLDEEFHIRMEDYEKENGGIIFPNPNAPTSVGESLTMIEEILKKNQDSVVIIDEAYIDFADNTESAAALLERYENLLVVQTFSKSRAMAGMRIGFAMGNPELIRRLNDAKYSFNSYTMNLPSILCGVEAVKDQAYFEKRVNQIKETRAWAAEEFEKLGFTYPGLEANFLFVTHPEYQACEIFAQLKEHDIYVRYFPEGKLKDYLRITIGTREEMEALFDTLKKIMSKEN
- a CDS encoding pyridoxal phosphate-dependent aminotransferase; its protein translation is MISKKMEHMVANSSAIRAMFEEGTRMAKEFGKENVYDFSLGNPNVPAPKAVKAAIAELLEVEDPLVLHGYTNSNAGYGEVRDCVAKSLNERFGTAFSAKNILMTVGAAGGLNVILKALLNPGDEVITFAPYFGEYRSYVDNYDGILVEISPNTVDFQPKLDEFEEKITEKTKAVIVNTPNNPTGVVYSEATIQKLAEILVKKQKEYQTEIYLISDEPYRELAYDGVEVPYLTKYYANTIVGYSYSKSLSLPGERIGYLVIPDEVKDSETLISAANVANRILGFVNAPTLQQKVVEKCIGEKTDISFYDRNRETLYNGLRELGYECIKPQGAFYLFVKSPVANEKEFVAKAKEYHILIVPGSSFACPGYVRLAYCTSYETIVNSLPKFAEMAKEYGL
- a CDS encoding DUF2156 domain-containing protein, with the translated sequence MQYQFKKTELEDREIITSYFGKAPSRSCERTFANVYLWSRHYPVTWAIIEDALVFKSQDETHLSWAYPAGEADAVKRALSVMEAYSEEQGYEFSMYSVTPEMFAQLETFFPGKFQIEYDRDEADYVYEREKLETLSGKKLHGKRNHINKFKSVHEDWDYETLTEDNVEECFQMALKWRNLNGCEDDEEKNAEMCVSLNSLRLFRELNLVGGVLRVEGEIVAFTMGEKLCEDTFVVHIEKAYADVDGAYPMINQQFVQHECMDYQYVNREEDTGADGLRQAKMSYRPAFLEEKGYVTLKK
- the prfA gene encoding peptide chain release factor 1, coding for MFDKLEDLLIRYEEVMGELQEPDVANDTVRFRKLMKEQSDLAPIVEAYKEYKKCNQNIEDSLAMLEEESDEEMRELAKEELSESRARVAELEQELKILLLPKDPNDDKNVIVEIRAGAGGDEAALFAAEIYRMLVHYAERRRWKTEMISLNENGIGGFKECVFMISGQGAYSRLKYESGVHRVQRVPETESGGRIHTSTITVAIMPEAEEVDVELDMNDCRFDVFRASGNGGQCVNTTDSAVRLTHIPTGIVISCQDEKSQLKNKDKALKVLRARLYELELAKQHDAEAEARKSQVGTGDRSEKIRTYNFPQGRVTDHRIKLTLHKLDSILDGDLDEIIDSLIAADQAAKLAKMNEN
- the prmC gene encoding peptide chain release factor N(5)-glutamine methyltransferase, yielding MTIQDLRIQVQALLESGKVPEPVTDTWYLLEHTTGRTKADFFMDPGQEISPEVTEETLKLAEKRKQRIPLQYLLGSWEFMGYKFMVNESVLIPRQDTEVLVEEAVSRIKSGDRVLDLCTGSGCILISVLKYAAEHKRTDLSGLGTDLSEKALDVAKANATQLLAEEERQGLVQTTFCQGDLWDAADGTFDLILSNPPYIATAEIESLQEEVKIYDPYQALDGGKDGLDFYRRIATGVGSYLKPGGTLILEIGYDQGEAVSGLLEDSGFSAVSVKKDLAGLDRVVAGVYDK
- a CDS encoding DUF1385 domain-containing protein; protein product: MKSSNIGGQAVLEGIMMKNRDLYAVAVRKPDQEIEVDVKHYQGIASGNTFAKIPFVRGVFNFIDSLILGMRTLMYSASFFEEEEETQAKKNMTEAQRLKEEKKERRFMTAVMILSVFLALGLFMVLPYWISNLLGRRMNSRFAVTALEGAARLLIFLGYLLLVSRTKDIQRTFMYHGAEHKCINCIEHGMELTVENVRKSSRQHKRCGTSFLFFVMLVSIVLCFFITAQSQILRIVIRLLLVPVIAGISYEIIRLAGRSENVLVNLLSKPGLLVQNLTTKEPDDGMIEVGIKAVEAVFDWRAYLEENFPAKSDEENV